In Pantoea cypripedii, the following proteins share a genomic window:
- a CDS encoding efflux transporter outer membrane subunit encodes MITKTFNWALLPLAAALGLTGCTMEPHYQRPSMPVDARYDQPTAVGNVADLPWQNFFTDATMRNLIQLSLANNRDLRVAALNVEEARNDVTVQRAALMPSIDATASQTSAHEPGNLYNTQTSGPVTYHELNAGLGVTSWELDFFGRLRSLRDQAQETYLSTAATERATRISLISEVATAWLTLCSDNDLLHLAQHTAQSQQDSYRLTKMSYDGGVSSDQDLAEAESTVRAAEADVASYTRQVRQDVDALRLLVGTDLPVSLLSQATLDANWQFPATPAGLPSDLLTRRPDVMAAEHTLKAANANIGAARAAFFPSITLTASGGSTSSSLGSLLGGGTGAWSFVPSINLPIFDGGKNEANLNIAHIEKRIEIANYEKAIQTAFKEVNDALAGQDTWQDQMTALQKEVGANQRDYDYSELRYKQGVDNYLNVLVAQRSLYSAQQTLISAHLGQLSQKITLYKALGGGWKS; translated from the coding sequence ATGATAACTAAAACCTTTAACTGGGCGCTGCTGCCGCTGGCTGCCGCCCTCGGCTTAACCGGTTGTACCATGGAGCCGCATTATCAGCGGCCCTCAATGCCGGTGGATGCCCGTTACGACCAGCCCACGGCGGTCGGCAATGTGGCGGATCTGCCGTGGCAGAATTTTTTCACCGATGCCACGATGCGTAACCTGATCCAGCTTTCTCTTGCTAACAACCGCGACCTGCGCGTCGCGGCCCTGAATGTCGAAGAGGCGCGTAACGATGTCACGGTGCAGCGCGCGGCGCTGATGCCGTCGATTGACGCCACCGCCAGCCAGACCTCAGCCCATGAGCCGGGCAATCTGTACAACACCCAAACCAGCGGTCCGGTGACTTACCATGAGTTGAACGCCGGTCTGGGCGTCACCTCATGGGAGCTGGATTTCTTTGGTCGGCTACGCAGTCTGCGCGATCAGGCGCAGGAAACGTATCTCTCGACCGCAGCAACCGAGCGCGCCACCCGCATTTCGCTGATTTCGGAAGTGGCCACTGCCTGGCTGACCCTGTGTTCGGATAACGATCTGCTGCATCTGGCGCAGCACACCGCCCAGAGCCAGCAGGATTCGTACCGGCTGACCAAAATGAGCTATGACGGTGGCGTCAGCAGCGACCAGGATCTGGCCGAAGCAGAGAGTACGGTGCGCGCCGCCGAGGCGGATGTTGCCAGCTACACCCGTCAGGTACGTCAGGATGTGGATGCGCTGCGTCTGCTGGTGGGCACCGATTTGCCGGTGTCGCTGCTGTCCCAGGCGACGCTGGATGCCAACTGGCAGTTCCCGGCCACGCCAGCCGGATTGCCGTCCGATTTGCTGACGCGCCGTCCGGATGTGATGGCCGCCGAACATACGCTGAAAGCCGCCAATGCCAATATTGGCGCGGCACGCGCGGCCTTCTTCCCGAGCATTACGTTGACGGCATCCGGTGGCTCCACCAGTAGCTCGCTCGGCAGTTTGCTGGGCGGCGGCACCGGTGCCTGGTCGTTTGTCCCCTCGATCAACCTGCCGATTTTTGACGGCGGTAAAAACGAGGCCAACCTGAACATCGCCCATATCGAAAAACGCATTGAGATCGCCAACTATGAGAAAGCGATCCAGACCGCGTTTAAAGAGGTGAACGATGCGCTGGCCGGTCAGGACACCTGGCAGGATCAAATGACGGCCCTGCAAAAAGAGGTAGGTGCGAATCAGCGTGACTACGACTATTCTGAATTGCGTTATAAGCAGGGCGTTGATAATTATCTCAATGTGTTAGTGGCTCAACGTTCTCTTTACAGCGCACAACAAACGCTGATTAGCGCGCATCTGGGCCAGTTAAGCCAGAAAATCACCTTGTACAAGGCGCTTGGCGGTGGCTGGAAATCCTGA
- a CDS encoding efflux RND transporter permease subunit, whose amino-acid sequence MSKFFIERPIFAWVIAIIVMLVGAIATLKLPVNQYPDISPPAVSISVTYPGASAETTQNTVVQVIEQQLNGLDGLRYLESSSASDGSAQIIATFNQGINPDIAQVQVQDRVSLAESQLPTDVTQQGIRIRKYQKNFMMVVGLISKDGKLTNGDLADMLVSKLEDPISRTPGVGDFMVLGSEYAMRIWLDPAKLYKYNLMPSDVSTAIDNQNVQVSSGSLGGLPTIQGAKTQATVLGKTRFTTVKQFENVLLKVNSDGSQVRLKDVASVALGPQSYGIDATLNGKPAAGIALRLATGANELNTAKAVRQTIADLKESLPDNVEVTYPYDTSPVVSASIEEVVKTLIEAVVLVFFVMLIFLQNLRATMITTLVVPVVLLGTFGILAAFGYSINTLTMFGMVLAIGLLVDDAIVVVENVERVMHEERLDPKTSTIKSMQQIQGALFGIALVLSAVLLPMAFFAGSTGVIYRQFSITIVSAMALSVIMALIFTPALCATLLKASSAEHKTTGFAGWFNRKFDSGAMHYTRGVSKVISRRGLFMVVYLVIVGVTGFLFTRVPTTFLPNEDQGLMMVQMTLPVNASSQRTQQVINDLNDYLQKNEASVVTTTFGVAGFNFAGRGQSNAMAFVRLKDWGERTHSGQSVQDLANRVMAHFANYKNAKIFAMVPPAVMELGNATGFDLYLQDTGAHTHQQMMDATHQLIALANKDPRLAQVRMNGLEDEPQYQLEINDEKASALGLSMTDINNTLSVAWGSSYIDQFMYNGRVKEVYLMGKADSRVTPSDLNKWYFRNTSGTMVPFSAFASGKWVYGSPHFERFNGLTAEEILGSPAPGKSTGEAMKAVEELAKQLPSGFRVQWYGISYEEQASGNQTTQLYAISILVVFLCLAALYESWSIPFSVILVVPLGVLGTISAVLLRGLQNDVFFQVGLLTTVGLAAKNAILIVEFAKELHEREGKSLVEAAVEAARLRIRPIIMTSMAFILGVLPLTISNGAGAGSQHSIGTAVAGGMITATFLAIFFVPMFYVVVSQFFSRKKKASAEGVQHDN is encoded by the coding sequence ATGTCTAAGTTTTTTATTGAACGCCCGATATTTGCGTGGGTGATCGCGATCATTGTGATGCTGGTGGGGGCGATTGCAACGCTCAAACTGCCGGTAAACCAATACCCCGATATCTCACCTCCGGCGGTGTCGATTTCCGTTACCTATCCCGGTGCCAGTGCCGAAACCACGCAAAACACCGTGGTGCAGGTAATTGAACAGCAACTTAACGGCCTGGACGGTCTGCGTTACCTCGAATCCAGCAGTGCCTCCGACGGTAGTGCGCAGATCATCGCCACCTTCAACCAGGGGATTAACCCGGATATTGCCCAGGTACAGGTGCAGGACCGCGTTTCTCTGGCGGAGTCGCAGTTACCGACCGATGTGACCCAGCAGGGTATCCGCATCCGTAAGTACCAGAAAAACTTCATGATGGTGGTTGGCCTGATTTCGAAAGACGGCAAGCTGACCAACGGTGACCTCGCGGATATGCTGGTCTCCAAACTGGAAGACCCGATTTCCCGTACCCCAGGCGTCGGTGACTTTATGGTGCTGGGTTCCGAATACGCGATGCGTATCTGGCTCGATCCCGCCAAATTGTACAAATACAACCTGATGCCGAGCGATGTCAGCACCGCGATTGATAATCAGAACGTGCAGGTGTCTTCCGGTTCACTGGGCGGTCTGCCGACCATTCAGGGCGCGAAAACCCAGGCAACGGTACTCGGCAAAACCCGTTTCACCACGGTGAAACAGTTTGAGAACGTGCTGCTGAAAGTGAACAGCGATGGTTCGCAGGTGCGCCTGAAAGATGTGGCGTCGGTAGCACTGGGGCCACAAAGCTACGGCATTGACGCCACGCTCAACGGCAAACCGGCGGCGGGTATCGCGCTGCGTCTGGCAACCGGTGCCAACGAGCTGAACACCGCGAAAGCGGTCCGTCAGACGATTGCCGATTTGAAAGAATCGCTGCCGGATAACGTGGAAGTCACCTATCCCTACGACACCTCGCCAGTGGTGAGCGCGTCAATTGAAGAAGTGGTGAAAACGCTGATCGAAGCCGTGGTGCTGGTGTTCTTCGTGATGCTGATCTTCCTGCAAAACCTGCGCGCGACCATGATCACCACGCTGGTGGTGCCGGTGGTTCTGCTGGGTACTTTCGGTATCCTTGCGGCCTTCGGCTACAGCATCAACACCCTGACGATGTTCGGGATGGTGCTGGCGATAGGGCTATTGGTGGATGATGCCATCGTGGTGGTGGAAAACGTCGAGCGCGTGATGCACGAAGAACGGCTCGATCCGAAAACCTCCACCATCAAATCGATGCAGCAAATCCAGGGGGCGTTGTTCGGTATCGCGCTGGTGCTGTCGGCGGTGCTGCTGCCGATGGCGTTCTTCGCCGGATCAACCGGGGTTATCTATCGTCAGTTCTCGATCACCATTGTGTCGGCAATGGCGCTGTCGGTGATTATGGCGTTGATCTTCACCCCGGCGCTGTGCGCCACCTTATTGAAAGCCAGTTCGGCCGAGCACAAAACCACCGGGTTTGCCGGTTGGTTTAACCGCAAGTTTGATAGCGGTGCGATGCACTACACCCGTGGCGTGAGCAAAGTCATCTCGCGGCGTGGGCTGTTTATGGTGGTGTATCTGGTGATTGTCGGGGTGACGGGCTTCCTGTTTACCCGCGTACCCACCACCTTCCTGCCCAATGAAGACCAGGGCCTGATGATGGTGCAGATGACTCTGCCGGTAAACGCCTCGTCGCAGCGTACCCAGCAGGTGATCAACGACCTGAATGATTACCTGCAAAAGAATGAAGCCTCAGTGGTCACCACCACCTTTGGCGTGGCGGGCTTTAACTTTGCCGGTCGCGGCCAGAGTAACGCCATGGCGTTTGTGCGTCTGAAAGACTGGGGGGAACGAACCCATAGCGGCCAGAGCGTACAGGATTTGGCTAACCGGGTAATGGCGCATTTTGCCAATTACAAAAACGCCAAAATCTTTGCCATGGTGCCGCCTGCGGTGATGGAGCTGGGTAATGCCACCGGCTTTGACCTCTATTTGCAGGATACCGGCGCGCACACCCATCAGCAGATGATGGATGCCACGCATCAGCTGATTGCCCTGGCGAACAAAGACCCGCGTCTGGCTCAGGTACGCATGAATGGCCTGGAAGATGAGCCGCAGTATCAACTGGAGATTAATGACGAGAAAGCCAGCGCGCTCGGCCTGAGCATGACCGACATCAACAACACCCTGTCGGTGGCCTGGGGTTCCAGCTATATCGACCAGTTTATGTACAACGGCCGTGTCAAAGAGGTGTACCTGATGGGGAAAGCGGATTCCCGCGTGACGCCGTCTGACCTCAATAAATGGTACTTCCGCAACACCAGCGGCACCATGGTTCCGTTCTCCGCCTTCGCCTCCGGTAAATGGGTGTATGGCTCGCCGCACTTCGAACGCTTTAACGGCCTGACGGCGGAAGAGATCCTCGGCTCCCCGGCACCGGGTAAAAGTACCGGTGAAGCGATGAAAGCGGTTGAGGAGCTGGCGAAGCAGCTGCCGAGCGGTTTCCGCGTGCAGTGGTACGGCATCTCTTATGAGGAGCAGGCATCCGGTAACCAGACCACGCAGCTGTATGCCATCTCGATTCTGGTGGTATTCCTGTGCCTGGCGGCGCTGTACGAAAGCTGGTCGATTCCGTTCTCGGTGATTCTGGTGGTGCCACTTGGCGTGCTGGGTACCATTTCGGCGGTGTTGTTGCGCGGCTTGCAGAACGATGTGTTCTTCCAGGTAGGGCTATTAACCACCGTCGGGCTAGCGGCGAAGAACGCCATCCTGATTGTTGAATTTGCTAAGGAACTGCACGAGCGGGAAGGTAAGAGCCTGGTGGAAGCGGCAGTGGAGGCAGCCAGACTGCGTATCCGTCCGATCATCATGACGTCTATGGCCTTTATCCTCGGCGTGCTGCCGCTCACCATCTCTAACGGTGCGGGCGCGGGTAGCCAGCACTCCATCGGTACGGCGGTGGCTGGCGGGATGATTACCGCTACCTTCCTCGCCATCTTCTTTGTGCCGATGTTCTACGTGGTGGTGTCGCAGTTCTTCTCGCGTAAGAAAAAAGCATCCGCAGAGGGGGTGCAGCATGATAACTAA
- a CDS encoding efflux RND transporter periplasmic adaptor subunit has translation MRLKLLSASVVFLLAACDQGGATPAASATPQVGVVTLKTEPVTLVTQLPGRTTAVRTAQVRPQVSGVIQKILFTEGGEVKEGQPLYQIDPATYKAAYDKAMATWQNDAMLAKRYQPLAAAHAISQQTYDDAVAAEREAKADVETAKVNLDYTLVKAPISGHISRSIYTAGALVTDGQTDYLATITQLDPIYVDVNQSSTDLLHLRRALADGKIAKIDDNTAAVGLTLEDGSQYGAQGKLAFSEVNVDTATGTVVLRAVFPNPKDELLPGMYVHASFPQGVQQQGILVPQESIMHDTKGQPYVYVVKSDNTIEQRSISTGEMIKGEWLVTGGLKEGENVVVNNLQSVRSGVKVTTTAANTNDTPSANAVSLSMTDAAAQ, from the coding sequence ATGCGCCTGAAACTTCTTTCTGCCAGCGTCGTGTTTTTACTGGCAGCCTGTGATCAGGGCGGAGCGACACCCGCCGCGTCTGCGACGCCGCAAGTCGGCGTTGTCACCCTGAAAACCGAGCCTGTCACGCTGGTGACACAACTGCCTGGCCGCACCACGGCGGTAAGAACCGCTCAGGTGCGTCCGCAGGTCAGCGGTGTGATCCAAAAAATACTTTTCACCGAAGGGGGAGAAGTGAAAGAGGGTCAGCCGTTGTATCAAATCGACCCGGCCACGTATAAAGCGGCTTATGACAAAGCCATGGCGACCTGGCAAAACGATGCCATGCTGGCGAAACGCTATCAGCCACTGGCGGCCGCCCACGCCATCAGCCAGCAAACCTACGATGATGCGGTGGCGGCTGAGCGCGAAGCGAAAGCCGATGTGGAAACCGCCAAAGTGAATCTCGACTACACCCTGGTGAAAGCACCGATCTCCGGTCATATCAGCCGTTCGATTTACACCGCCGGTGCGCTGGTCACTGACGGGCAAACCGACTATCTCGCCACCATTACCCAGCTTGATCCCATCTATGTCGATGTGAATCAGTCGTCAACCGATTTGCTGCACCTGCGCCGCGCGCTGGCTGACGGCAAGATCGCGAAGATCGACGATAACACCGCCGCCGTGGGTCTCACGCTGGAAGATGGCAGCCAGTATGGCGCGCAGGGCAAGCTGGCCTTCTCGGAAGTGAATGTGGATACCGCCACCGGCACCGTGGTGCTGCGCGCGGTGTTCCCGAACCCGAAAGACGAGTTGCTGCCGGGCATGTATGTCCACGCCAGCTTCCCGCAGGGCGTTCAGCAGCAGGGCATCCTGGTGCCGCAGGAATCCATCATGCATGACACCAAAGGCCAGCCTTACGTCTACGTGGTGAAAAGCGATAACACCATTGAGCAGCGCAGCATCAGCACCGGCGAGATGATCAAAGGGGAATGGCTGGTGACTGGCGGCCTGAAAGAGGGCGAGAACGTGGTGGTGAACAATCTGCAAAGTGTACGCAGCGGCGTCAAAGTGACCACCACAGCGGCCAATACCAATGACACGCCATCCGCCAATGCCGTCAGCCTCTCCATGACTGATGCTGCGGCACAATAA
- a CDS encoding penicillin-binding transpeptidase domain-containing protein, whose product MARIKKLLGKDQIQAPFNPFRFRLICLGVLGCMGLLLARVADLQLINHPMLEHEADQRSLRTVTLPTNRGTLLDRDGEALALSVPSRDIIADPMRVLESNPDFTSAKWAYLANALNMRPDQLAQQIVANPKKRFLYLGRKIELSIAKDIAALRLKGISSVYDDSRFYPMSEAAAPLIGIVGADNNGLNGLEKGFDRLLQGEEGKEVYRQDKNGNIISMIDYQPPQQPPTVQLSIDKFDQYTLYSKLRDGVLLNKADSGAAVLVKIDTGEILAMASYPSFNPNNYDGATPAQMRNTAINDSYEPGSTVKPLVVMEGLERHLVRPDSVIDTTPYSVNGHLIRDVGHWPRLTMTGILQKSSDIGVSHIALAMPAEALVNTYQAFGLGKPTGLGLTGESVGYFPLHRERWADIERATFAFGYGLRVTPLQIAREYATLGSYGIYRPLSITKVTPPVMGKQVADPQIVQTVVHMLESDVLPGGTGVKAAVPGYRLATKTGTAEKMGTSGKYDGGYVNYTAGIAPASHPEVALVVMINHPTAGDHFGGSVAAPVFGNIMGPVLKHMNIAPDAIYSKPAPDKS is encoded by the coding sequence ATGGCCCGAATAAAAAAACTTCTGGGAAAAGACCAGATCCAGGCCCCATTCAATCCGTTTCGTTTTCGCCTGATTTGTTTAGGTGTGCTCGGTTGTATGGGTCTGCTACTGGCACGCGTCGCTGATTTGCAGCTGATAAATCATCCGATGCTGGAACACGAAGCGGATCAGCGTTCGCTGCGTACCGTCACGTTGCCAACTAACCGCGGTACTCTGCTGGACCGTGACGGCGAAGCGCTGGCGCTCAGCGTCCCGTCCCGCGATATCATTGCCGACCCGATGCGGGTACTGGAAAGTAACCCCGATTTTACCAGCGCCAAGTGGGCCTATCTGGCTAACGCGCTGAATATGCGGCCGGATCAGCTGGCGCAGCAGATTGTCGCTAACCCGAAAAAACGCTTCCTGTACCTCGGGCGTAAAATTGAGTTAAGCATCGCCAAAGATATCGCGGCGCTGCGCCTGAAAGGCATCAGCTCGGTGTATGACGACAGCCGTTTCTATCCGATGAGTGAAGCTGCTGCGCCACTGATTGGTATCGTCGGTGCGGATAACAACGGGCTGAATGGCCTGGAAAAAGGTTTTGACCGCTTGTTGCAGGGCGAAGAGGGTAAAGAGGTTTATCGCCAGGACAAAAATGGCAACATCATCTCGATGATTGATTACCAGCCGCCGCAGCAGCCACCCACCGTGCAGCTCAGCATCGACAAATTTGACCAGTACACGCTATACAGCAAACTGCGTGACGGCGTGCTGCTGAACAAAGCCGACTCCGGCGCGGCGGTACTGGTGAAAATCGATACCGGCGAAATTCTGGCGATGGCGTCTTACCCGTCGTTCAACCCGAACAACTACGATGGTGCGACGCCCGCGCAAATGCGCAACACGGCGATAAACGACAGCTACGAACCCGGCTCCACGGTGAAACCACTGGTGGTGATGGAAGGGCTGGAGCGCCATCTGGTGCGACCGGATTCAGTGATCGATACCACGCCTTACTCGGTTAACGGCCACCTGATCCGTGACGTCGGCCACTGGCCGCGCCTGACCATGACCGGCATTTTGCAGAAGTCGAGCGACATCGGGGTCTCCCATATTGCGCTGGCGATGCCTGCTGAGGCGCTGGTGAATACCTATCAGGCCTTTGGTCTCGGCAAACCCACCGGGTTAGGGCTGACCGGCGAGAGCGTCGGTTACTTCCCGCTGCATCGTGAGCGCTGGGCGGATATCGAACGCGCCACCTTTGCTTTCGGTTACGGCCTGCGCGTCACGCCGCTGCAAATCGCGCGTGAATACGCCACGCTGGGGTCGTATGGCATCTATCGTCCGCTGTCGATCACCAAGGTGACGCCGCCGGTAATGGGTAAACAGGTGGCCGATCCGCAAATCGTGCAAACCGTGGTGCATATGCTGGAGAGCGACGTATTGCCAGGGGGAACCGGGGTGAAAGCCGCCGTGCCGGGCTACCGGCTGGCAACCAAAACCGGTACCGCAGAGAAGATGGGCACCAGCGGCAAGTATGATGGCGGTTACGTCAACTACACCGCAGGCATCGCGCCTGCCAGCCATCCGGAAGTGGCGCTGGTGGTGATGATCAACCATCCGACCGCCGGTGACCACTTTGGTGGTTCGGTGGCGGCTCCGGTCTTCGGCAACATTATGGGACCGGTACTGAAACATATGAACATCGCGCCCGACGCCATCTACAGCAAACCAGCACCCGATAAATCTTAA
- a CDS encoding molybdopterin-dependent oxidoreductase, with the protein MKTRVPHLAHWGAFTAVTEHDRLTGCEPFFADADPSPMLNTIPELVYSDKRIRQPMVRRSWLKSRENSDRTLRGREDFVAVDWDTALDLVAEENRRVRERYGASGIFNGSYGWSSAGRVNHARTLIRRFYFQGGGGVDQQGNYSWGAAQFFLPYVIGTYMPLTGRVTDWPDVVEHAEIFVAFGGLALKNAQVASGGAGQHSLKPALEQLTAKGTPIINISPMRDDCPAFVNAEWIPIRPNTDVALMLALGFEITRRQAVDEAFLASHCTGWPQLRAYLLGESDGVAKTPEWASQITGIPAARIALLAQQLIGKRSFITCSYSVQRAHRGEQPYWMMIALSSMLGQPGLPGGGFSFGHGSMNSVGNPRQEGPAPLMSTGPNPSGLSIPVARISDMLLNPGQPYTFQGETLHYPDIHLVHWAGGNPFHHHQQLNRLVEGWQRPDTVVVQDIVWTPAAQMADIVLPATTTLERNDIGGSSRDRFVLAMHQAIKPQHQARNDFDIFADLADRLGYRDVFTEGRNEMQWIEHLYQQCAVAHARKGIPFPEFGEFWQRGFVEIPEGGAPYVFMDEFRANPVTHPIQTASGKIELFCQTIADYQLDDFAGHPEWREPQEWLGAALSEQFPLHMISIQPSDRLHSQLDATATVQGNKTAGRETLYMHPQDAAARKIVDGDEIEVNNARGRMLAGVRLTDGLTPGVVIISTGAWFDPGFGRAWQPWDRAGNPNVLTLDIGTSSLTQGPNAMSCLVEIKKHEVCTIQ; encoded by the coding sequence ATGAAAACACGCGTGCCACACCTGGCGCACTGGGGCGCTTTTACCGCCGTAACGGAGCATGATCGCCTGACTGGCTGCGAACCTTTCTTCGCGGATGCCGATCCTTCGCCGATGCTGAATACCATTCCCGAGCTGGTTTATTCGGATAAACGTATTCGCCAGCCGATGGTGCGCCGTTCGTGGCTGAAATCACGCGAGAACAGCGATCGTACCCTGCGTGGCCGTGAAGATTTTGTCGCGGTGGACTGGGATACCGCGCTGGACCTGGTGGCGGAAGAAAATCGCCGGGTGCGCGAACGTTACGGTGCCTCCGGCATATTTAACGGTTCTTATGGCTGGTCATCGGCCGGGCGGGTAAACCATGCGCGTACCCTGATTCGTCGCTTCTATTTTCAGGGCGGCGGCGGGGTTGACCAGCAGGGCAACTACAGCTGGGGCGCAGCGCAGTTCTTTTTACCTTATGTGATTGGTACCTATATGCCGCTGACCGGTCGCGTCACCGACTGGCCGGACGTGGTGGAACATGCGGAGATCTTTGTCGCCTTTGGCGGGCTGGCGCTGAAAAATGCCCAGGTGGCCTCCGGCGGGGCCGGGCAGCACAGCCTGAAACCGGCGCTGGAGCAGCTGACCGCTAAAGGTACGCCGATCATTAACATCAGCCCGATGCGTGATGACTGTCCGGCGTTCGTCAACGCGGAGTGGATTCCGATTCGGCCCAATACCGATGTGGCGCTGATGCTGGCACTCGGATTTGAAATCACCCGGCGTCAGGCGGTGGATGAGGCTTTTCTTGCCAGCCACTGTACCGGCTGGCCGCAGCTGCGCGCCTATCTGCTAGGCGAAAGCGACGGCGTGGCGAAAACCCCGGAGTGGGCCAGCCAGATTACCGGCATCCCGGCGGCGCGCATCGCGCTATTGGCGCAACAGCTGATCGGCAAACGCAGCTTTATTACCTGTTCCTATTCGGTACAGCGCGCCCATCGTGGCGAGCAACCGTACTGGATGATGATTGCCTTGTCGTCGATGCTGGGCCAGCCCGGTTTGCCAGGTGGCGGCTTCTCATTCGGTCATGGCTCGATGAACAGCGTTGGCAATCCGCGTCAGGAAGGTCCGGCACCGCTGATGAGCACCGGCCCCAATCCGTCTGGTCTGTCGATTCCGGTGGCGCGTATCAGCGATATGCTGCTCAATCCGGGTCAGCCTTACACCTTCCAGGGCGAGACGCTGCATTATCCGGATATCCATCTGGTGCACTGGGCCGGTGGCAACCCGTTCCATCACCATCAGCAATTGAATCGCCTGGTCGAAGGCTGGCAGCGCCCGGATACCGTGGTGGTGCAGGATATCGTCTGGACGCCTGCGGCGCAGATGGCGGATATCGTGTTGCCTGCCACCACCACGCTGGAACGCAATGATATTGGCGGCTCCTCGCGTGACCGTTTTGTGCTGGCGATGCATCAGGCGATTAAACCGCAGCATCAGGCGCGTAATGACTTCGATATCTTTGCCGATCTCGCTGACCGCCTTGGTTATCGTGATGTGTTCACCGAAGGACGCAACGAGATGCAGTGGATCGAGCATCTGTATCAGCAATGCGCGGTGGCCCATGCGCGCAAAGGGATCCCCTTCCCGGAGTTCGGTGAATTCTGGCAGCGCGGTTTCGTGGAGATCCCCGAAGGGGGCGCACCTTACGTGTTTATGGACGAATTCCGCGCCAACCCGGTTACCCATCCGATTCAAACCGCCAGCGGCAAAATCGAACTGTTCTGCCAGACCATCGCCGATTATCAACTGGATGATTTTGCCGGTCACCCGGAATGGCGCGAGCCGCAGGAGTGGCTGGGGGCGGCGCTCAGTGAGCAGTTCCCGCTGCATATGATCTCAATCCAGCCATCCGATCGTCTGCATAGCCAGCTGGATGCCACCGCCACGGTGCAGGGCAACAAAACTGCCGGGCGTGAAACGCTGTATATGCACCCGCAGGACGCGGCGGCGCGTAAAATTGTCGATGGCGATGAGATCGAAGTGAACAACGCGCGTGGCCGGATGCTGGCCGGGGTGCGCCTTACCGATGGCCTGACGCCGGGTGTGGTGATCATCTCCACCGGCGCCTGGTTTGACCCGGGTTTTGGCCGCGCCTGGCAGCCGTGGGACCGCGCAGGCAACCCCAATGTGTTGACGCTGGATATCGGCACCTCGTCGTTAACTCAGGGGCCGAACGCCATGAGTTGCCTGGTGGAAATCAAAAAACATGAGGTTTGCACAATCCAGTAA
- the galR gene encoding HTH-type transcriptional regulator GalR → MATIKDVARMAGVSVATVSRVINNSPKASENSRLAVTMAMEQLQYHPNANARALAQQSTETLGLVVGDVSDPFFGAMVKAVDEVAGQTGNFLLIGNGYHNEQKERQAIEQLMRHRCDALVVHAKKIPDADLEVLMKQVPGMVLLNRLLKGFESRCIALDDRYGAWLATRHLIQQGHTQIAFICSTHTISDAEDRLQGYYDALKEHGLPSNDRLVAWGEPDEVGGEQAMTELLGRGKQFTAVACYNDSMAAGALAVLSDNGIRVPEEMSLIGFDDVLVSRYVRPRLTTVRYPIVTMAQQAAQLALALANDTPMPEVTNMFSPTLVRRHSVSGPG, encoded by the coding sequence ATGGCTACCATTAAGGATGTTGCCAGAATGGCTGGGGTCTCGGTCGCGACCGTATCCCGCGTGATTAATAATTCCCCCAAGGCCAGCGAGAACTCACGCCTCGCCGTCACCATGGCAATGGAGCAGTTGCAGTATCACCCGAACGCCAACGCACGCGCGCTGGCGCAGCAATCCACCGAAACCCTCGGCCTGGTGGTCGGCGATGTTTCTGACCCGTTTTTCGGCGCGATGGTGAAAGCGGTGGATGAAGTGGCGGGTCAGACCGGTAACTTTTTGCTGATTGGTAACGGTTACCATAATGAGCAAAAAGAGCGTCAGGCGATTGAGCAACTGATGCGCCATCGTTGCGATGCGCTGGTGGTGCATGCCAAAAAAATCCCGGACGCGGATCTGGAAGTGCTGATGAAGCAGGTGCCGGGGATGGTGCTGCTTAACCGGCTGCTGAAAGGGTTTGAATCACGCTGCATCGCGCTGGACGACCGCTACGGAGCCTGGCTGGCGACACGCCATCTGATCCAGCAAGGCCACACGCAAATCGCCTTTATCTGTTCCACCCACACCATTTCGGATGCCGAAGATCGCCTGCAAGGCTATTACGATGCGCTGAAGGAACACGGCCTGCCGAGCAATGACCGGCTGGTTGCCTGGGGCGAACCGGATGAAGTGGGCGGGGAGCAGGCGATGACCGAGTTGCTTGGCCGTGGCAAACAATTCACCGCAGTAGCCTGTTATAACGATTCCATGGCCGCAGGCGCACTGGCGGTGCTGAGCGACAACGGCATCCGCGTACCGGAAGAGATGTCGCTGATTGGTTTCGATGATGTGCTGGTGTCGCGCTACGTCCGTCCGCGTCTGACCACGGTACGCTACCCAATTGTCACTATGGCGCAGCAGGCGGCGCAGCTGGCCTTAGCGCTGGCCAATGATACGCCGATGCCGGAAGTCACCAACATGTTCAGCCCGACGCTGGTACGTCGCCATTCCGTCAGTGGACCCGGTTAA